The stretch of DNA GCCTTCAGCGACGCGAGCAGACGCATCCTCGAAGAGCGCTATCCCGACGCGATCCTGGTCTCCGACGAGGACGCCGTCTGGCTCGGGCTCAACTCGATCAGCGACGGCTACAACGTCGTCATCGCCTCGCGAGCCACCGGCTTCGAGGCGCAACTGCGCGCCCGCGGCTACAACCCGATCGGCGTCGACCTGTCCGAGCTGCTCAAGGGCGGAGGGGGAGTCAAGTGCTGCACGCTGGAACTGCGCCGGTGACCGGTTCGAGCCCGCTGGCGCGCAACTACTCGCCGCTTCCCGTTACGATCGCCGACGGATCCGGAGCCTGGGTGACCGACGGCGATGGTCGCCGTTACCTCGACTTCCTCGCCGCCTACTCCGCGGTGAACTTCGGTCACGGGCACCCCGCGCTCATCGCGGCCGCGCAGGAGCAGCTGCAGCGCATCACCCTCACCAGCCGGGCCTTCGACAACGACCGTCTACTGCCCTTCGCCGAGGCGCTGACGTCACTGGCCGGCAAACAGATGATGCTCCCGATGAACACCGGCGCCGAGGCGGTCGAATCGGGCATCAAGGTCGCCCGGGCGTGGGGGTACCGGATGAAGGGCGTCGCCCCCGACCGCGCCGAGATCATCGTCGCCGCGGGCAACTTCCACGGCCGTACGACCACCATCGTCGGCTTCAGCGACGACCCGCAGGCCCGCGACGACTTCGGACCGTTCGCGCCCGGGTTCCGCACCGTGCCCTACGGCGACATCGACGCCCTCCGATCGGCTATCGGCGAGAACACTGTCGCGGTGCTCATCGAACCGATCCAGGGAGAAGCGGGCGTCGTGATCCCGCCCGAGGGCTACCTCCGTGCCGTGCGCGAGACGTGCACTCGCAACGACGTGCTGTTCATCGCCGACGAGATCCAGTCCGGTCTGGGCCGCACAGGAGCGACGTTCGAGTGCGACAACGCCGGAGTCGTCCCCGACGTCTACCTGCTCGGCAAGGCGCTCGGCGGCGGCATCGTGCCCGTCTCGGCCGTCGTCGCCGACGAGGCGGTGCTCGGAGTGCTCCGGCCTGGGGAGCACGGGTCGACCTTCGGCGGCAACCCGCTCGCCGCCTCGGTCGGGCTCGCCGTCGTCCGGCTGCTCGAGACCGGCGAGTACCAGGACCGGGCACGTCACCTCGGCGAGCTGCTCGGCGACCGTCTGCGCAGCCTCGTCGGGCGCGGCGTCACCGCCGTCCGCAGTCGCGGACTGTGGGCGGGGGCCGACATCGATCCGGCGCTCGGCACCGGCCGGGAGGTCGCCGAGGACATGCTGGCTCGCGGCGTGCTCGTGAAGGACACCCACGGGCAGACGCTGCGGTTCGCGCCGCCCCTCGTCATCGGGCAGGACGACCTCGAGTGGGCGCTCGACCGCTTCGATCAGGTCCTCGCCGCCCGCCGGAACTCCGTGCCCTCGGCGTCCCACGACGGCCGCTGAGAGGGTTCTGAGGCGAAACACCGCCGCAACACGCCCTGGCTAGAGTCGCTCCATGGGAGACCTCTTCGACGGATATGCGACCCGATCCGCTCCGCAGAAGGTTCCGCCCCGCCGTCCCGCGTGGGACGAGATGTTCCCCGACACCACCTCGTCGCATCTCACCGCCGCGGCCCGGTCGCCGTACCGCGAGATCCACTCGGCGCTGTCGCGGATGACGCAGGAGGAGCTGCGCGGGCGCACCGATGCGCTGGCGTCGAGCTACCTCGCGCAGGGCGTCACCTTCGACTTCGCCGGCGAGGAGCGGCCGTTCCCCCTCGACGCGGTGCCGCGGGTGATCGACCAGGCGGAATGGACGCGGGTCGAGGCGGGCATCAAGCAGCGGGTCCTCGCGCTCGAGGCGTTCCTCGCCGATGTGTACGGACCTCAGCGCGCTGTGCTCGACGGAGTGATCCCCGCCTCGCTGATCAGCTCCTCGTCGAACTACCACCGCGAGGCGGCAGGCGTGGTGCCGCCGAACGGGGTGCGCATCCAGGTCTCCGGCATCGACCTCATCCGTGACGAAGCCGGCGAGTGGCGGGTGCTCGAGGACAACGTCCGCGTGCCGAGCGGTGTCAGCTACGTCATCTCGAACCGCCGTGTGATGGCGCAGACCCTGCCCGAACTGTTCGTCTCCATGCGGGTGCGTCCGGTCGGCGACTACCCCCACCGACTGCTCCAGGCGCTCCGGGCGAGCGCCCCGGCCGGGGTCGACGACCCGACGGTGGTCGTGCTCACACCGGGCGTGTTCAACTCGGCCTATTTCGAGCACACCCTTCTGGCGCGTCTGATGGGTGTCGAGCTGGTCGAAGGGCGCGACCTGTTCTGCTCGGGCGGACGCGTATGGATGCGCACCACCGCCGGGCCGACCCGCGTCGATGTGATCTACCGTCGGGTCGACGACGAGTTCCTCGACCCGCTGCAGTTCCGTGCGGACTCGATGCTCGGCTCGCCCGGCCTCATGCTCGCCGCGCGCCTCGGCAACGTCACCATCGCGAACGCGGTGGGCAACGGC from Herbiconiux sp. L3-i23 encodes:
- the rocD gene encoding ornithine--oxo-acid transaminase; its protein translation is MTGSSPLARNYSPLPVTIADGSGAWVTDGDGRRYLDFLAAYSAVNFGHGHPALIAAAQEQLQRITLTSRAFDNDRLLPFAEALTSLAGKQMMLPMNTGAEAVESGIKVARAWGYRMKGVAPDRAEIIVAAGNFHGRTTTIVGFSDDPQARDDFGPFAPGFRTVPYGDIDALRSAIGENTVAVLIEPIQGEAGVVIPPEGYLRAVRETCTRNDVLFIADEIQSGLGRTGATFECDNAGVVPDVYLLGKALGGGIVPVSAVVADEAVLGVLRPGEHGSTFGGNPLAASVGLAVVRLLETGEYQDRARHLGELLGDRLRSLVGRGVTAVRSRGLWAGADIDPALGTGREVAEDMLARGVLVKDTHGQTLRFAPPLVIGQDDLEWALDRFDQVLAARRNSVPSASHDGR
- a CDS encoding circularly permuted type 2 ATP-grasp protein encodes the protein MGDLFDGYATRSAPQKVPPRRPAWDEMFPDTTSSHLTAAARSPYREIHSALSRMTQEELRGRTDALASSYLAQGVTFDFAGEERPFPLDAVPRVIDQAEWTRVEAGIKQRVLALEAFLADVYGPQRAVLDGVIPASLISSSSNYHREAAGVVPPNGVRIQVSGIDLIRDEAGEWRVLEDNVRVPSGVSYVISNRRVMAQTLPELFVSMRVRPVGDYPHRLLQALRASAPAGVDDPTVVVLTPGVFNSAYFEHTLLARLMGVELVEGRDLFCSGGRVWMRTTAGPTRVDVIYRRVDDEFLDPLQFRADSMLGSPGLMLAARLGNVTIANAVGNGVADDKLVYTYLPDLIRYYLGEDAILPNVDTWRLEDPGALEEVLDRLDELVVKPVDSSGGKGLVVGPAASARELDDLRTRLKADPRGWIAQPVVQLSTIPTLVEDGMRPRHADLRPFAVNDGRDVWVLPGGLTRVALPEGQLVVNSSQGGGSKDTWVVGHAPLYSGGARSVQNLVAGQAAPTSSIPIIREHAPDHSPLDRPRDRGEQQQQQQQSAKSDIAGTDARSGVPTSPERAFSDQTTTGEES